Proteins from one Acetoanaerobium noterae genomic window:
- a CDS encoding glycogen/starch/alpha-glucan phosphorylase — protein MYLTKEQVKKDIEAKILSLFAVDITDATGQQVFVALGNLIRDYCARGWVDTNKTYEKYKEKQVYYFSIEFLLGKMLKANLLNLGILDVCDDAISEMGFDLDEIQSYEPEPGLGNGGLGRLAACFLDSMAALAIPGHGCGIRYKYGLFEQKFIDGYQVEVPENWLREGNVWEVRKPDKAVLVKFKGELDIKEEEGKFKVTHKNYEPVLAVPYDTPVIGFDNNTVNNLRLFSAEMPSDDFDLAQISHGDYKKALDYKYSVESISQVLYPDDSSEEGKTLRLKQEYFMVSAGVQSIIRRYKKLNLPIEEFNEKVSIHINDTHPALCIPELMRILLDEYYLSWDKAWEITTLTMSYTNHTILSEALETWSSDLMRNLLPRIYMIIEEINRRFCEQLIKLNPDNQDKINAMAIIAHSSVRMANLAIVGSHSTNGVAKLHTEILKNRELNNFYQMYPARFNNKTNGITHRRWLMLANPNLSNLVTETIGDIWKRVPTDLIKLKEYNENSAFLSKIEQIKYDNKVKLADVILKNNDIIVDPSSIFDVQVKRLHAYKRQLMNALHILHLYHRIIEDSSFDMHPRTFIFGAKAAPGYYLAKKIIKFINSIANMINNDPRVKGRLKVVFMENYSVTLAQSIIPAADVSEQISTASKEASGTGNMKFMMNGAVTLATMDGANVEIFNEVGNDNIVIFGLTAKEVLSHEMNNDYKSVDIYHRDYALRRVIDDLINGFIPGFSVDDGLDIYHHLITHNDSFFVLRDFKEYSLAHQKIDSLYKKKDTWNKMCVDNIASSGQFTSDRTITSYANGIWSTRIGEHF, from the coding sequence ATGTATTTGACAAAAGAACAGGTAAAGAAAGATATCGAAGCTAAAATACTGAGCTTATTTGCAGTGGACATAACGGATGCTACTGGACAGCAGGTATTTGTAGCACTAGGTAATCTTATAAGAGATTACTGTGCAAGAGGCTGGGTTGATACAAACAAAACTTATGAAAAATATAAAGAAAAACAGGTATATTATTTTTCTATAGAGTTTTTACTGGGGAAAATGCTAAAAGCAAATCTATTGAATTTAGGGATATTAGATGTCTGTGATGATGCGATTTCTGAGATGGGCTTTGATTTAGATGAAATTCAAAGCTACGAACCAGAACCTGGGCTTGGGAATGGTGGACTTGGAAGATTAGCAGCTTGCTTTTTAGACTCAATGGCTGCTCTAGCAATCCCAGGACATGGCTGTGGAATTAGATATAAGTATGGACTTTTTGAGCAAAAATTTATAGATGGCTATCAAGTAGAAGTTCCTGAAAATTGGCTTAGAGAAGGTAATGTATGGGAAGTGAGAAAACCAGACAAAGCGGTTCTTGTTAAATTTAAGGGTGAGCTTGATATAAAAGAAGAAGAAGGAAAATTCAAAGTAACTCATAAAAATTATGAACCTGTTCTTGCAGTTCCATACGATACTCCAGTTATTGGATTTGATAATAACACGGTAAATAATCTTAGATTATTTAGTGCTGAAATGCCATCAGACGATTTTGATCTTGCTCAGATTAGTCACGGTGATTATAAAAAAGCGCTTGACTATAAGTACTCTGTTGAGTCCATATCACAGGTCCTATATCCAGATGATTCTAGCGAAGAAGGTAAGACGTTAAGGCTAAAACAGGAATACTTTATGGTATCAGCTGGAGTGCAGAGCATAATAAGAAGATATAAGAAGTTAAATTTACCGATAGAAGAGTTTAATGAAAAGGTGTCTATTCATATAAATGATACTCATCCTGCTCTTTGTATACCAGAGCTTATGCGCATACTTTTAGACGAATATTATTTGTCTTGGGATAAAGCATGGGAAATCACTACTTTAACTATGTCATACACTAATCACACAATACTTAGCGAGGCTTTAGAAACATGGTCATCTGATTTAATGAGGAATTTACTTCCAAGAATCTATATGATAATAGAAGAAATTAACAGAAGATTTTGCGAGCAGCTCATAAAACTAAACCCAGATAACCAAGATAAAATTAACGCTATGGCAATTATAGCTCATTCTAGTGTTAGAATGGCAAATCTTGCTATAGTTGGAAGCCATAGTACAAATGGAGTAGCAAAGCTTCATACTGAAATCTTGAAAAATAGAGAGCTAAATAATTTCTATCAGATGTATCCTGCTAGATTTAATAATAAAACTAATGGGATAACTCATAGAAGATGGCTTATGCTTGCAAATCCAAATCTTAGCAATCTAGTGACGGAAACTATAGGTGATATATGGAAGAGAGTTCCTACCGATTTGATTAAGCTTAAAGAATATAATGAGAACTCAGCTTTTTTATCAAAAATAGAGCAGATAAAATATGATAATAAAGTTAAGCTAGCGGATGTGATTCTTAAAAATAACGATATAATTGTAGATCCAAGCTCGATATTTGATGTCCAAGTTAAACGGCTTCATGCATATAAAAGGCAGCTGATGAATGCTCTTCATATACTTCATCTGTACCATAGAATAATTGAAGATTCTAGCTTTGACATGCATCCTAGAACATTTATATTTGGGGCTAAAGCAGCACCGGGATATTATCTAGCAAAAAAAATTATTAAGTTTATAAACTCTATAGCAAACATGATTAATAATGATCCTAGAGTCAAGGGAAGATTAAAGGTAGTATTTATGGAGAATTACTCTGTTACTCTAGCTCAAAGCATAATTCCTGCTGCAGATGTAAGTGAGCAGATTTCTACTGCTTCAAAAGAAGCTTCTGGAACAGGAAATATGAAATTCATGATGAATGGAGCAGTTACTTTAGCAACTATGGATGGAGCTAATGTAGAAATATTTAATGAAGTAGGAAATGATAATATAGTTATTTTTGGACTTACTGCCAAAGAGGTTTTATCTCATGAGATGAACAATGATTATAAATCTGTAGATATATATCATAGAGATTACGCCCTAAGAAGGGTTATTGATGATTTAATCAATGGATTTATACCAGGCTTTAGTGTGGATGATGGCTTAGATATATATCACCATCTTATAACACACAATGATTCCTTTTTTGTATTAAGAGATTTTAAGGAATACTCTCTAGCTCACCAGAAAATAGATTCTCTTTATAAGAAAAAAGATACCTGGAATAAAATGTGTGTAGATAACATAGCTTCATCAGGTCAATTTACAAGTGATAGAACAATAACCTCATATGCTAATGGTATTTGGAGCACTAGAATAGGTGAACATTTCTAG
- the glgA gene encoding glycogen synthase GlgA, which produces MKVLFVSAESYPFIKTGGLGDVAFALPKALKSLGVDVRIMLPKYLQIPEFYKDKMEQVDVFSVPVGWRNQYCGVQHLEFEGLDFYFVDNEYYFKRENAYGYFDDAERFSFFSRATVEFVKRMNFIPDIIHLNDWHTALIPAYLKMENYQHLGKTNIKTVFTIHNLQYQGVFSKEVLHDVAGLPEHMMVEDGLEFYGDVNFMKSAINFSDYITTVSPSYADEIRTPYFGEKLDGLLNKKSNKLEGILNGIDYHIYSPTTDTHIFENYDINTTEKKLENKLKLQKILGLPQDKDVMMIGMVTRLVSQKGLDLVTHVMREILDKDIQFVLLGTGDEKYHSVFHYYSMTYPQKCSAKLVFDNTLAQRIYAGADMLLMPSQFEPCGIGQLIALRYGTLPLVRETGGLKDTVIPYDKTTVKGNGFSFRNYNAHEMLHVLEYALDVYKDKKVWSQLIKNAMNSDFSWEHSAKEYLRVYDSVLEEK; this is translated from the coding sequence ATGAAAGTTTTGTTTGTAAGTGCAGAGAGCTATCCCTTTATAAAAACTGGGGGGCTGGGAGATGTGGCTTTTGCACTTCCAAAGGCTTTGAAAAGCCTAGGAGTAGATGTGAGAATTATGCTTCCTAAATATTTACAAATACCAGAATTTTATAAAGATAAGATGGAGCAAGTAGATGTTTTTTCAGTTCCAGTTGGCTGGAGAAATCAGTACTGTGGAGTACAGCATTTAGAATTTGAAGGCTTAGATTTTTATTTTGTAGACAATGAGTATTACTTTAAAAGAGAAAATGCTTATGGATATTTTGATGATGCTGAAAGATTTTCTTTCTTTTCAAGAGCGACAGTTGAATTTGTAAAGCGCATGAATTTTATTCCTGATATCATCCATCTTAATGATTGGCATACTGCACTTATTCCTGCTTATTTAAAAATGGAAAATTACCAGCATCTAGGGAAAACTAATATCAAAACTGTATTTACAATACACAATCTTCAATATCAGGGGGTGTTCTCCAAAGAAGTTTTACATGATGTGGCTGGACTTCCAGAACATATGATGGTTGAAGATGGCTTAGAATTCTACGGTGATGTAAATTTTATGAAATCCGCAATTAATTTTTCTGATTATATAACAACAGTTAGTCCTAGCTATGCTGATGAGATAAGGACACCATATTTTGGAGAAAAACTAGATGGGCTGTTAAATAAAAAATCAAACAAACTTGAGGGAATATTAAACGGTATAGATTACCATATATATTCTCCAACTACTGATACTCACATATTTGAAAATTACGACATCAACACTACTGAGAAAAAACTTGAAAATAAGCTCAAGCTCCAAAAAATATTAGGACTTCCTCAGGATAAAGACGTTATGATGATAGGTATGGTTACTAGGCTTGTTTCTCAAAAAGGTCTAGATTTAGTTACTCATGTTATGAGAGAGATACTAGACAAAGATATTCAATTTGTACTGCTTGGTACAGGAGATGAAAAATACCATAGTGTTTTTCATTATTATTCAATGACTTACCCTCAAAAATGTAGCGCTAAATTGGTATTTGACAATACACTTGCTCAGAGGATTTATGCAGGAGCGGATATGCTGCTCATGCCTTCTCAGTTTGAGCCTTGTGGAATAGGTCAGCTTATAGCCCTTAGATATGGCACTTTGCCACTGGTTAGAGAAACTGGAGGACTAAAGGATACGGTAATACCATATGATAAAACTACAGTAAAAGGAAATGGGTTTTCCTTTAGAAACTACAATGCTCATGAGATGCTACATGTATTAGAGTATGCCTTGGATGTTTATAAAGATAAGAAAGTATGGAGTCAATTAATTAAAAATGCTATGAACTCTGATTTTAGCTGGGAGCACTCAGCTAAGGAATATCTTAGGGTATATGATAGTGTTTTAGAGGAGAAGTAG